In a single window of the Salvelinus namaycush isolate Seneca chromosome 18, SaNama_1.0, whole genome shotgun sequence genome:
- the LOC120063233 gene encoding uncharacterized protein LOC120063233 isoform X1 has product MFSNLHSSLAPAKVRRSTSKYPYSSTENLAAIGSSPNGSDKKRRDPLSPSPMEPQSHGKPNAGFRIVSAKSAVASGDPVPIKSVEGKIHSLPLPDYDSLFPQKRHGVQGQTRWDHIIAEVNQRQQEYVPRLIGKEMSVDGPDLDSPGPPRNDKYSYLQERAAEHLHQQKTQVQEVQSTSLRSVGPSSFPALIPPSKPVAAVPLRLVVDSNTNQDQSTIQANPSERPNAFVSTKPLVQSRDLPFVTPREDAEKVINTSVATASDGKHVFSTEKPRPTSRVVLVSSSTDEPKGLPNTSKEIPAAKPRQRLVRKEPLRPADHEQTSAGSTTVEQENRLERRASTLDIMRRSSPVTAKNTEVTAYNEKQLFFDSAERDIDKKTQLEHIMKAKFAVLDPFPIADILPKDPWAQPEPSHSGDYLFTGEPQKNCKLKEQAMTTDDLDKLFTPNNPTDPFASFNDGDSDEPREQEKTEHSPAFQRGFSQIKKKQGEPQPSANSSNKAAIGKIELDKQNPSPREDKLISSAATTGCVKLSPQNTGQSKLYGRDGVETQDKWAADPFTSSSHVPSVLTSPEPPQSVVGELTSQTGEKTLLRSWVSPSELQPLTVLSSNGGGPASTPCRPHPVKPMSSIESQAPISTPVVGEMLTYDRTLGKMKAAGMVESGPYTQLTQEELITLVVKQQTELSKKDSKIVELEEYIDNLLVRVIEEKPSILLGLNSVKQAL; this is encoded by the exons ATGTTCTCCAACCTCCACTCCTCCCTTGCTCCCGCTAAGGTGCGGAGGAGCACCTCCAAGTATCCCTACAGCAGCACTGAGAACCTGGCTGCCATAGGATCTTCCCCCAATGGATCTGACAAGAAGCGGCGAGATCCTCTGTCCCCCAGCCCAATGGAACCGCAAAGCCATGGAAAACCCAATGCAGGCTTCAGAATTGTCTCTGCCAAATCTGCTGTGGCAAGTGGCGATCCTGTGCCAATTAAGTCAGTTGAGGGCAAAATACATTCTCTACCTCTTCCTGACTACGATAGCCTGTTCCCACAGAAGAGACATGGAGTACAAGGGCAGACTCGATGGGACCATATAATTGCAGAGGTGAATCAGAGACAGCAAGAATATGTGCCTCGGCTCATTGGTAAAGAGATGAGTGTGGATGGCCCAGACCTCGACTCACCAGGACCTCCACGCAATGATAAATATTCCTACTTGCAGGAGCGGGCAGCAGAGCACTTACACCAGCAAAAGACACAAGTTCAGGAAGTTCAATCTACCTCTTTGAGGAGCGTAGGGCCCAGCAGTTTTCCAGCACTCATTCCCCCTTCCAAACCAGTAGCTGCAGTCCCCCTTAGACTAGTGGTAGACTCTAACACAAACCAAGACCAGAGCACTATACAGGCTAATCCATCTGAGAGGCCCAATGCCTTTGTCTCGACAAAACCCTTGGTTCAGAGCAGAGACTTACCCTTCGTGACACCTCGGGAGGATGCAGAGAAGGTGATAAACACATCTGTTGCTACAGCCAGTGATGGCAAACATGTTTTCTCAACAGAAAAACCTAGACCTACATCACGAGTGGTTTTGGTGTCAAGTTCTACAGATGAACCTAAAGGACTGCCAAACACTTCCAAAGAGATCCCcgcagccaaacccagacaaagGTTAGTCCGCAAAGAGCCATTGAGACCTGCAGATCATGAGCAGACATCAGCAGGGTCTACCACTGTAGAGCAGGAGAACAGATTGGAGAGGAGAGCCTCAACCCTCGATATCATGAGAAGGAGTAGTCCAGTGACTGCAAAGAACACTGAGGTGACTGCTTACAATGAAAAGCAACTCTTCTTTGACTCTGCAGAAAGAGACATTGATAAAAAAACACAGTTGGAACACATTATGAAAGCGAAGTTTGCTGTACTTGACCCCTTCCCCATTGCTGATATCCTGCCTAAAGACCCATGGGCCCAACCAGAGCCAAGCCACAGTGGAGATTACTTGTTCACTGGAGAACCACAGAAAAACTGCAAGCTTAAAGAACAGGCAATGACAACTGATGACTTGGATAAACTTTTCACGCCAAACAATCCAACAGATCCCTTTGCTAGTTTTAATGATGGTGACTCAGATGAACCTCGAGAGCAGGAAAAAACAGAACACAGTCCTGCTTTTCAAAGGGGATTTTCCCAAATTAAAAAGAAACAAGGAGAACCCCAGCCTTCAGCTAATTCAAGTAATAAAGCAGCGATTGGAAAAATTGAGCTAGATAAACAAAACCCTTCACCCAGAGAAGACAAGCTGATCAGCTCAGCCGCTACAACAGGATGTGTAAAACTGTCGCCTCAAAATACTGGACAAAGTAAACTCTATGGCAGAGATGGGGTGGAAACTCAAGACAAGTGGGCAGCAGACCCTTTTACTTCCTCCTCCCATGTACCTTCTGTCCTGACTTCTCCTGAGCCCCCCCAGTCCGTAGTGGGAGAGCTTACCTCACAGACCGGGGAAAAGACCCTGCTACGGTCCTGGGTCTCACCCTCTGAGCTGCAGCCACTAACTGTGCTGAGTAGCAATGGTGGTGGGCCAGCCTCAACTCCATGCAG GCCTCACCCAGTGAAGCCCATGAGCTCCATAGAGAGTCAAGCTCCCATTAGCACCCCGGTAGTTGGAGAGATGTTGACGTATGACCGCACCCTGGGGAAGATGAAG GCGGCAGGCATGGTGGAGAGTGGGCCCTACACCCAGCTGACCCAGGAGGAGTTGATTACCCTAGTGGTGAAGCAGCAGACGGAGCTCTCCAAGAAAGACTCAAAGATCGTTGAGCTGGAGGAGTACATAGACAACCTGCTGGTGCGTGTAATCGAGGAGAAGCCCAGCATCCTGCTGGGCCTCAACTCTGTCAAGCAGGCCCTGTAA
- the LOC120063233 gene encoding rab11 family-interacting protein 1-like isoform X3, producing the protein MALADQRQSQQWYPTSVQVTVFQARNLRIKGKNGTNDAYAIMQVAKDKFSTSVAEKCVAPVWKEEATFDLPLFHHGNAERCTLYIIVMHRALVGLDKLLGQAVINLLDLHDNSARKKTDWYKLLDKNGKEDKVKGEVMLDIQFMRNNLTASMFDLSMQDKPRSRIGKLKDIVRGKKKDSFSDSASAIVPSVSQLLTDSDGEGDSHSVYSEFPEAKKKSKLKSLFAPKSNLQRNISQSMSTLGTLPEKNASLSGSRSSGLNVDSPDVKKKFKFLGHKRTGSNDSKVSTGPFSLLGRSKQKDDPNGTCINGNHVYAEEVEPKSGSTLSLNSSVQGSVEDLRSRRQPSDVSLESLKSLSVPTYRMESADGALLEQRRLQEEEKRPAEEQRRNEEKHRAQLKILQEEEECKQQEEQERRRRFQEDEVRRNKQREEELKRLAEERIRLEAEELQRLREDQRQQEEASVAERLSSLFGMIRKKEEKKEEQQQTSTKEERPNPAPRCFTRDLEGPPHTANPFEEIPLSPDPPTLFEESPVDSQKAVCSPNTTSAAVFLNSNRTAKVSAVKPRQISGVSEAA; encoded by the exons ATGGCTTTGGCTGACCAAAGGCAAAGCCAGCAGTGGTATCCCACAAGCGTACAGGTAACGGTGTTCCAAGCCAGGAATTTGAGGATCAAAGGCAAGAATGGAACCAACGATGCCTATGCCATCATGCAGGTGGCCAAAGACAAGTTTTCTACCTCGGTTGCCGAAAAATGTGTCGCACCAGTATGGAAGGAAGAGGCAACGTTTGACCTGCCATTGTTCCACCATGGAAATGCTGAACGCTGCACACTGTATATCATTGTAATGCACAGAGCTCTGGTGGGACTGGACAAGCTCCTGGGACAAGCTGTGATCAACCTACTGGATCTACACGATAACAGTGCCCGGAAAAAGACTGA TTGGTACAAACTGCTGGATAAGAATGGGAAGGAGGACAAAGTCAAAGGGGAAGTGATGTTGGACATTCAGTTTATGAGAAACAACTTGACAGCCAGCATGTTTGACCTTTCCATGCAAGACAAACCACGCTCCCGCATCGGAAAGCTCAAGGACATAGTGCGTGGGAAGAAAAAGGACAGCTTCTCTGACTCAGCCTCTGCAATAGTTCCCTCTGTCAGCCAGCTACTGACTGACAGCGATGGAGAGGGTGACTCCCACTCGGTGTACTCAGAGTTCCCTGAGGCCAAGAAGAAATCCAAGCTCAAGTCCCTCTTTGCCCCTAAATCCAACTTGCAGCGCAACATCTCCCAGTCCATGTCCACACTGGGTACTCTTCCTGAGAAGAATGCATCCCTCAGTGGCAGTCGCTCTTCTGGACTCAATGTGGATTCTCCTGATG TTAAAAAGAAGTTCAAGTTCCTGGGCCACAAGCGGACAGGCAGCAATGACAGCAAGGTGTCTACAGGACCTTTTTCTCTTCTGGGCAGATCCAAGCAAAAGGATGACCCAAATGGCACGTGCATCAACGGCAACCATGTGTATGCAGAGGAGGTAGAGCCCAAGTCTGGGTCCACCCTCAGCCTCAACAGCTCTGTTCAGGGCTCAGTGGAGGATTTACGCAGCCGCAGGCAACCATCTGACGTCTCTCTAGAGTCCCTCAAGAGCCTCTCTGTCCCCACCTACAGAATGGAGTCTGCAGATGGGGCGCTGCTGGAGCAACGGCGCCTTCAGGAGGAGGAGAAAAGACCGGCCGAGGAGCAGAGACGGAATGAGGAGAAACACAGAGCGCAGCTCAAGATActgcaggaggaggaggaatgcaagcaacaggaggagcaggagaggaggagaaggttcCAGGAGGATGAGGTGAGGAGGAATAAGCAGCGGGAAGAGGAGCTGAAGCGCCTAGCGGAAGAAAGGATACGGCTGGAGGCGGAGGAGCTTCAGAGGCTGAGGGAGGACCAGAGGCAGCAGGAGGAGGCCTCTGTGGCTGAGAGGCTGTCCTCTCTGTTTGGTATGATCAGGAAGAAGGAGGAGAAAAAGGAAGAGCAGCAGCAGACTAGCACAAAGGAGGAGAGGCCCAACCCAGCTCCCAGATGCTTCACCAGAGATTTGGAGGGCCCTCCACACACCGCCAACCCATTTGAGGAGATCCCCCTCAGTCCAGACCCTCCAACCCTGTTTGAGGAGAGCCCGGTGGACTCCCAGAAGGCTGTTTGCAGCCCCAACACCACGAGCGCTGCGGTCTTCCTCAACTCCAACCGCACTGCCAAGGTGTCTGCAGTCAAGCCTAG GCAGATTAGTGGAGTCTCTGAAGCAGCCTGA
- the LOC120063233 gene encoding rab11 family-interacting protein 2-like isoform X2 yields MALADQRQSQQWYPTSVQVTVFQARNLRIKGKNGTNDAYAIMQVAKDKFSTSVAEKCVAPVWKEEATFDLPLFHHGNAERCTLYIIVMHRALVGLDKLLGQAVINLLDLHDNSARKKTDWYKLLDKNGKEDKVKGEVMLDIQFMRNNLTASMFDLSMQDKPRSRIGKLKDIVRGKKKDSFSDSASAIVPSVSQLLTDSDGEGDSHSVYSEFPEAKKKSKLKSLFAPKSNLQRNISQSMSTLGTLPEKNASLSGSRSSGLNVDSPDVKKKFKFLGHKRTGSNDSKVSTGPFSLLGRSKQKDDPNGTCINGNHVYAEEVEPKSGSTLSLNSSVQGSVEDLRSRRQPSDVSLESLKSLSVPTYRMESADGALLEQRRLQEEEKRPAEEQRRNEEKHRAQLKILQEEEECKQQEEQERRRRFQEDEVRRNKQREEELKRLAEERIRLEAEELQRLREDQRQQEEASVAERLSSLFGMIRKKEEKKEEQQQTSTKEERPNPAPRCFTRDLEGPPHTANPFEEIPLSPDPPTLFEESPVDSQKAVCSPNTTSAAVFLNSNRTAKVSAVKPRPHPVKPMSSIESQAPISTPVVGEMLTYDRTLGKMKAAGMVESGPYTQLTQEELITLVVKQQTELSKKDSKIVELEEYIDNLLVRVIEEKPSILLGLNSVKQAL; encoded by the exons ATGGCTTTGGCTGACCAAAGGCAAAGCCAGCAGTGGTATCCCACAAGCGTACAGGTAACGGTGTTCCAAGCCAGGAATTTGAGGATCAAAGGCAAGAATGGAACCAACGATGCCTATGCCATCATGCAGGTGGCCAAAGACAAGTTTTCTACCTCGGTTGCCGAAAAATGTGTCGCACCAGTATGGAAGGAAGAGGCAACGTTTGACCTGCCATTGTTCCACCATGGAAATGCTGAACGCTGCACACTGTATATCATTGTAATGCACAGAGCTCTGGTGGGACTGGACAAGCTCCTGGGACAAGCTGTGATCAACCTACTGGATCTACACGATAACAGTGCCCGGAAAAAGACTGA TTGGTACAAACTGCTGGATAAGAATGGGAAGGAGGACAAAGTCAAAGGGGAAGTGATGTTGGACATTCAGTTTATGAGAAACAACTTGACAGCCAGCATGTTTGACCTTTCCATGCAAGACAAACCACGCTCCCGCATCGGAAAGCTCAAGGACATAGTGCGTGGGAAGAAAAAGGACAGCTTCTCTGACTCAGCCTCTGCAATAGTTCCCTCTGTCAGCCAGCTACTGACTGACAGCGATGGAGAGGGTGACTCCCACTCGGTGTACTCAGAGTTCCCTGAGGCCAAGAAGAAATCCAAGCTCAAGTCCCTCTTTGCCCCTAAATCCAACTTGCAGCGCAACATCTCCCAGTCCATGTCCACACTGGGTACTCTTCCTGAGAAGAATGCATCCCTCAGTGGCAGTCGCTCTTCTGGACTCAATGTGGATTCTCCTGATG TTAAAAAGAAGTTCAAGTTCCTGGGCCACAAGCGGACAGGCAGCAATGACAGCAAGGTGTCTACAGGACCTTTTTCTCTTCTGGGCAGATCCAAGCAAAAGGATGACCCAAATGGCACGTGCATCAACGGCAACCATGTGTATGCAGAGGAGGTAGAGCCCAAGTCTGGGTCCACCCTCAGCCTCAACAGCTCTGTTCAGGGCTCAGTGGAGGATTTACGCAGCCGCAGGCAACCATCTGACGTCTCTCTAGAGTCCCTCAAGAGCCTCTCTGTCCCCACCTACAGAATGGAGTCTGCAGATGGGGCGCTGCTGGAGCAACGGCGCCTTCAGGAGGAGGAGAAAAGACCGGCCGAGGAGCAGAGACGGAATGAGGAGAAACACAGAGCGCAGCTCAAGATActgcaggaggaggaggaatgcaagcaacaggaggagcaggagaggaggagaaggttcCAGGAGGATGAGGTGAGGAGGAATAAGCAGCGGGAAGAGGAGCTGAAGCGCCTAGCGGAAGAAAGGATACGGCTGGAGGCGGAGGAGCTTCAGAGGCTGAGGGAGGACCAGAGGCAGCAGGAGGAGGCCTCTGTGGCTGAGAGGCTGTCCTCTCTGTTTGGTATGATCAGGAAGAAGGAGGAGAAAAAGGAAGAGCAGCAGCAGACTAGCACAAAGGAGGAGAGGCCCAACCCAGCTCCCAGATGCTTCACCAGAGATTTGGAGGGCCCTCCACACACCGCCAACCCATTTGAGGAGATCCCCCTCAGTCCAGACCCTCCAACCCTGTTTGAGGAGAGCCCGGTGGACTCCCAGAAGGCTGTTTGCAGCCCCAACACCACGAGCGCTGCGGTCTTCCTCAACTCCAACCGCACTGCCAAGGTGTCTGCAGTCAAGCCTAG GCCTCACCCAGTGAAGCCCATGAGCTCCATAGAGAGTCAAGCTCCCATTAGCACCCCGGTAGTTGGAGAGATGTTGACGTATGACCGCACCCTGGGGAAGATGAAG GCGGCAGGCATGGTGGAGAGTGGGCCCTACACCCAGCTGACCCAGGAGGAGTTGATTACCCTAGTGGTGAAGCAGCAGACGGAGCTCTCCAAGAAAGACTCAAAGATCGTTGAGCTGGAGGAGTACATAGACAACCTGCTGGTGCGTGTAATCGAGGAGAAGCCCAGCATCCTGCTGGGCCTCAACTCTGTCAAGCAGGCCCTGTAA